In the genome of Variibacter gotjawalensis, one region contains:
- a CDS encoding FAD-dependent oxidoreductase, translated as MKLTDISQPNYFHKVVDCQWACPAHTPVPEYIRLIAAGRYSDAYMINWKSNVFPGILGRTCDRPCEPACRRGRVEDEPVAICRLKRVTADHKEDIHHRLPPRPEKTNGKRIAFIGGGPASLTVARDLAPMGYECTVFERDPKAGGMMRTQIPKFRLPDSVVDEETNYILDLGVNFIGGKSIDSLKSLVEEGYDAIFVGSGAPRGRDLDIPGRKEAAKNVHVGIEWLSNVSFGHTTQIGKRVVVLGGGNTAMDCCRTARRLGVEHVTVVVRSGFDEMKASPWEKEDAIHEDIPIRNFMVPKSFTHENGKLTGVIFEKVKAERDEKGRRNLVPSGEPDEHIPCDDVLVAVGQENSFPWIERDIGIVFDKWNMPVVDERTFQSTRPGIFFGGDAAFGPKNIIWAVSHGHDAALSIHKHCQGEDITVRPEPGVTIVSQKMGIHEWSYDNEIALDERYRVPMRDKEIALKDLRTEVELGYDPVLALKEAYRCLNCDVQTVFTGEVCIECDACVDICPMDCITFTENREEHELRLHLKAPANNLSQDLYVADNLKTGRVMVKDEDVCLHCGLCAERCPTGAWDMHKYLIEMTHAGTSCQQKHQTHA; from the coding sequence ATGAAACTCACAGACATCTCGCAGCCGAACTACTTCCATAAAGTTGTCGACTGCCAATGGGCCTGCCCCGCTCATACACCCGTCCCCGAATATATCCGACTGATCGCCGCCGGCCGCTACAGCGACGCCTACATGATCAATTGGAAGTCGAACGTGTTTCCGGGAATTCTCGGACGCACCTGCGACCGCCCGTGCGAACCGGCCTGTCGGCGCGGCCGCGTCGAAGATGAGCCGGTCGCGATCTGTCGTCTCAAGCGCGTCACCGCCGACCACAAGGAAGACATCCACCACCGCCTGCCGCCGCGCCCGGAGAAAACGAACGGGAAGCGCATCGCCTTCATCGGCGGCGGCCCCGCGTCTCTGACCGTCGCGCGCGATCTCGCGCCGATGGGTTACGAATGCACGGTGTTCGAGCGCGATCCGAAAGCCGGCGGCATGATGCGGACGCAGATCCCCAAATTCCGCCTGCCCGATAGTGTCGTGGACGAAGAGACGAATTACATCCTCGATCTCGGCGTCAACTTCATCGGCGGCAAATCCATCGACAGCCTGAAGTCTCTCGTTGAGGAAGGCTACGACGCGATCTTCGTCGGCTCCGGCGCGCCGCGCGGACGCGACCTCGACATTCCGGGCCGCAAGGAAGCCGCCAAGAATGTGCATGTCGGCATCGAGTGGCTCTCGAACGTTTCGTTCGGCCACACGACACAGATCGGCAAGCGCGTCGTCGTGCTCGGCGGCGGCAACACCGCGATGGATTGCTGCCGCACAGCTCGCCGTCTCGGCGTTGAACACGTGACGGTCGTCGTCCGCTCCGGCTTCGACGAGATGAAGGCGTCACCCTGGGAGAAGGAAGACGCGATCCACGAAGACATTCCGATCCGCAACTTCATGGTGCCGAAGTCTTTCACGCACGAGAACGGCAAGCTCACGGGCGTCATCTTCGAGAAGGTGAAGGCGGAGCGCGACGAGAAGGGCCGCCGCAACCTCGTACCGAGCGGCGAACCCGACGAACACATTCCGTGCGACGACGTGCTCGTCGCGGTCGGCCAGGAAAATTCGTTCCCCTGGATCGAGCGCGACATCGGCATCGTGTTCGACAAGTGGAACATGCCGGTCGTCGACGAACGCACGTTCCAATCGACGCGCCCCGGCATCTTCTTCGGCGGCGACGCAGCGTTCGGCCCGAAGAACATCATCTGGGCCGTCTCGCACGGCCACGACGCCGCGCTCTCGATCCATAAGCATTGCCAAGGCGAGGACATCACGGTTCGCCCTGAACCGGGCGTCACCATCGTGAGCCAGAAGATGGGCATTCACGAATGGTCCTACGACAACGAGATCGCGCTCGACGAGCGCTATCGCGTGCCGATGCGCGACAAGGAAATCGCGCTGAAGGATCTGCGCACCGAAGTCGAACTCGGCTACGACCCGGTGTTGGCGCTGAAGGAAGCTTATCGCTGCTTGAACTGCGACGTGCAGACCGTCTTCACCGGCGAAGTCTGCATCGAGTGCGACGCCTGCGTCGACATCTGCCCGATGGACTGCATCACCTTCACGGAGAATCGTGAGGAGCACGAGCTGCGCCTGCATCTCAAGGCGCCGGCGAACAATCTCAGCCAAGACCTCTACGTCGCCGACAATCTCAAAACCGGCCGCGTGATGGTGAAGGACGAGGACGTCTGCCTCCACTGCGGCCTTTGCGCCGAGCGTTGCCCCACCGGCGCGTGGGACATGCACAAGTATCTGATCGAAATGACGCACGCAGGAACATCATGTCAGCAGAAGCATCAGACGCACGCGTAA
- a CDS encoding 2-oxoacid:acceptor oxidoreductase subunit alpha → MSAEASDARVKPLTRVNDFVVRFANVNGSGSASANELFARAIMRMGVPVAPRNIFPSNIQGLPTWYEVRITESGHLGARGGVDFMVAMNPQTWDKDVASIEPGGYLLYDSTKPMPATKFRPDITVIGVPLTAITNAEYKEPRQRQLFKNIIYVGALTALLDMDVAAVVKLLGEQFKGKDKLIAPNVHALHLGRDWALKNLRCPIGLTVKTSNGVGDKIFIEGNSAAALGAVYGGATVCAWYPITPSSSVAEAFTSHCKRFRIDKETGDAKFAIVQAEDELASIGMVIGAGWNGARSFTATSGPGISLMTEFIGLAYFAEIPAVLFNIQRAGPSTGMPTRTQQCDLLACAYASHGDTKHVLLFPENPTEAFEFGALAFDLADRLQTPIFVMLDLEIGMNHHLSAPLKWDDSRMFDRGKVMTAEELEAGKDFGRYLDVDGDGIPFRTYPGTHPTKGAFFTRGTSRDRYARYSEEGAVYADNMMRLLRKFETAKKLVPAAVRRDAPEPSKHGVIYFGSTAPAMDEAIETLEADDQHLNTLRVRGFPFAQEVTDFISEHDFVFVVEQNRDAQLRMMLINELNLDPMRLIPILHFDGTPITARFIAGAIGKHLDTLSVKRKGAA, encoded by the coding sequence ATGTCAGCAGAAGCATCAGACGCACGCGTAAAACCGCTGACGCGCGTCAACGACTTCGTCGTCCGTTTCGCCAACGTCAACGGTTCGGGATCGGCGAGCGCGAACGAATTATTCGCCCGCGCGATCATGCGCATGGGCGTGCCGGTCGCGCCGCGCAACATCTTTCCGTCGAACATCCAAGGGCTGCCGACCTGGTACGAGGTGCGGATCACTGAGTCGGGTCATCTCGGCGCGCGCGGCGGCGTCGACTTCATGGTCGCGATGAACCCGCAGACCTGGGACAAAGACGTCGCCTCGATCGAACCCGGCGGCTATCTTCTCTATGACTCGACCAAGCCGATGCCGGCGACGAAATTCCGTCCCGACATCACGGTGATCGGGGTGCCGCTCACTGCGATCACCAACGCGGAATACAAAGAACCGCGCCAGCGCCAGCTGTTCAAGAACATCATCTATGTCGGCGCGCTGACCGCGCTGCTCGACATGGATGTCGCTGCCGTCGTCAAGCTGCTCGGCGAGCAGTTCAAGGGCAAAGACAAGCTGATCGCACCGAACGTGCACGCGCTGCATCTCGGGCGCGATTGGGCGCTCAAGAACCTGCGTTGCCCGATCGGCCTCACCGTGAAGACATCGAACGGCGTCGGCGATAAAATCTTCATCGAGGGCAACTCGGCCGCAGCGCTCGGCGCCGTCTATGGCGGGGCCACCGTTTGCGCCTGGTACCCGATCACGCCGTCGTCGTCCGTTGCCGAAGCCTTCACGAGCCACTGCAAGCGCTTCCGCATCGACAAGGAAACCGGCGACGCGAAATTCGCGATCGTGCAGGCCGAGGACGAACTCGCCTCGATCGGCATGGTGATCGGCGCGGGCTGGAACGGCGCGCGCTCCTTCACGGCAACGTCAGGCCCCGGCATCTCGCTGATGACGGAATTCATCGGCCTCGCCTACTTCGCCGAAATTCCGGCGGTGCTGTTCAACATCCAACGTGCCGGTCCGTCGACCGGCATGCCGACGCGCACACAGCAGTGCGATCTCCTCGCTTGCGCCTACGCTTCGCACGGCGACACCAAACACGTGTTGCTGTTTCCTGAGAACCCGACCGAGGCGTTCGAATTCGGCGCCCTCGCCTTCGATCTCGCGGATCGTCTACAGACGCCGATCTTCGTCATGCTCGATCTCGAAATCGGCATGAACCATCACCTCTCGGCACCGCTGAAGTGGGACGACAGCCGCATGTTCGACCGCGGCAAGGTGATGACCGCCGAGGAACTCGAAGCCGGCAAAGACTTCGGCCGCTACCTCGATGTCGACGGTGACGGCATTCCGTTCCGGACCTATCCGGGCACGCATCCGACCAAGGGCGCATTCTTCACGCGCGGCACGTCGCGTGACCGTTACGCGCGCTACAGCGAAGAAGGCGCGGTTTACGCCGACAACATGATGCGGCTGCTGCGGAAATTCGAGACCGCGAAGAAGCTCGTCCCGGCCGCGGTCCGCCGCGACGCGCCCGAGCCCTCGAAGCACGGCGTGATCTACTTCGGCTCCACCGCCCCCGCGATGGACGAAGCGATCGAAACGCTCGAGGCCGACGATCAGCACCTCAACACGTTGCGCGTTCGCGGTTTTCCGTTCGCGCAGGAAGTCACCGATTTCATCTCGGAACATGACTTCGTGTTCGTCGTCGAACAGAACCGCGACGCGCAGCTCCGCATGATGCTGATCAACGAACTCAACCTCGACCCGATGCGCCTAATACCGATCCTCCATTTCGACGGCACGCCGATCACGGCCCGCTTCATCGCCGGAGCGATCGGCAAGCACCTCGATACGCTCAGCGTGAAGCGCAAGGGCGCAGCGTGA
- a CDS encoding 2-oxoacid:ferredoxin oxidoreductase subunit beta: MTYLLKPKFHHPGLPKNELGYTHRDYEGKISTLCAGCGHDSITGAIVTACFELAIEPHRVAKISGIGCSSKTPDYFLGQSHGFNSVHGRMPSVLTGANLANRDLIYLGVSGDGDSASIGFGQFAHAIRRGVNMAYIVENNGVYGLTKGQFSATADRGSKSKKGVHNTDNAIDLVAIALQLGATYVARSFSGDKGQLVPLIKGAIEHQGAAFLDVISPCVAFNNHAGSTKSFDYVREHNMAVNRLDFITGRNPITADYAPGTVEIVEQHDGSKLVLRKVAPHYDPHDRVKAITYLQESHAAGEIVTGLLYVDKEPADLHGHLNTVKTPLNALNEKELCPGSDALEKFNASLR; the protein is encoded by the coding sequence ATGACCTATCTCCTCAAGCCGAAGTTCCACCACCCCGGCCTGCCGAAGAACGAGCTCGGCTACACGCACCGCGACTACGAGGGCAAAATCTCGACGCTGTGCGCAGGCTGCGGCCACGACTCGATCACCGGCGCAATCGTCACCGCGTGTTTCGAACTCGCGATCGAACCGCATCGCGTCGCAAAGATTTCCGGCATCGGATGTTCGTCGAAGACGCCGGACTATTTCCTCGGCCAATCGCACGGCTTCAACTCGGTGCACGGGCGCATGCCGTCGGTGCTCACCGGCGCGAATCTCGCCAACCGCGACCTGATCTATCTTGGTGTGTCGGGCGACGGCGACTCCGCGTCGATCGGCTTCGGCCAATTCGCTCATGCGATCCGCCGCGGCGTCAACATGGCCTACATCGTCGAGAACAACGGCGTGTACGGTCTGACAAAGGGTCAATTCTCCGCCACCGCCGACCGCGGTTCGAAGTCGAAGAAAGGCGTGCACAACACCGACAACGCGATCGACCTCGTCGCAATCGCGCTGCAGCTCGGCGCGACTTATGTCGCGCGTTCCTTCTCGGGCGACAAAGGCCAACTCGTGCCGCTCATCAAGGGTGCGATCGAGCATCAGGGCGCTGCCTTCCTCGACGTCATCTCGCCATGCGTTGCCTTCAACAACCACGCGGGCTCGACGAAGAGCTTCGACTATGTGCGTGAGCACAACATGGCGGTGAACCGCCTCGACTTCATCACGGGCCGCAACCCGATCACGGCCGACTACGCACCCGGCACTGTCGAGATCGTCGAGCAACATGACGGCTCGAAGCTTGTGCTCCGCAAAGTCGCGCCGCACTACGATCCGCACGATCGCGTCAAGGCGATCACGTATCTGCAGGAGAGCCATGCGGCGGGCGAGATCGTCACCGGTCTTCTCTACGTCGACAAAGAACCCGCCGACCTGCACGGACATCTCAACACTGTGAAGACGCCGCTCAACGCGTTGAACGAGAAAGAGTTGTGCCCGGGCTCCGATGCGCTGGAAAAATTCAACGCCAGCTTGCGCTGA